One Osmerus eperlanus chromosome 13, fOsmEpe2.1, whole genome shotgun sequence genomic region harbors:
- the ran gene encoding GTP-binding nuclear protein Ran — MAEVVEPSVQFKLVLVGDGGTGKTTFVKRHLTGEFEKKYVATLGVEVHPLVFHTNRGPIKYNVWDTAGQEKFGGLRDGYYIQAQCAIIMFDVTSRVTYKNVPNWHRDLVRVCENIPIVLCGNKVDIKDRKVKAKSIVFHRKKNLQYYDISAKSNYNFEKPFLWLARKLIGDPNLEFVEMPALAPPEIQMDPSLAAQYELDLKVASETALPDEDDDL; from the exons ATGGCAGAAGTCGTCGAACCATCGGTCCAATTTAAG CTTGTATtggtgggagatggaggaacGGGAAAAACAACTTTCGTCAAGAGACACTTAACGGGCGAGTTCGAGAAGAAATATGTTG cCACTCTGGGAGTAGAGGTTCACCCGCTGGTCTTCCACACCAACAGAGGGCCTATCAAGTACAACGTGTGGGACACAGCTGGTCAGGAGAAGTTTGGTGGTCTCCGCGATGGCTACTACATCCAAG ccCAGTGTGCAATCATTATGTTCGACGTCACGTCTCGAGTCACCTACAAGAACGTCCCCAACTGGCATCGTGATctggtgcgcgtgtgtgagaaCATTCCCATAGTCCTCTGTGGCAACAAGGTAGACATCAAAGACAGGAAAGTCAAAGCCAAGAGCATCGTGTTTCACCGCAAGAAGAACCTTCAG TACTACGACATCTCCGCCAAAAGTAATTACAACTTCGAGAAGCCCTTCCTTTGGCTAGCGAGGAAGCTGATTGGCGACCCCAACCTGGAGTTTGTGGAGATGCCAGCCCTCGCTCCCCCAGAGATCCAGATGGACCCCTCCCTCGCCGCGCAGTACGAGCTCGACCTCAAA gtGGCATCAGAAACAGCTCTCCCAGATGAAGACGATGACCTTTAA
- the ndufs8b gene encoding NADH:ubiquinone oxidoreductase core subunit S8b gives MSSSLRVLYFSPRPGTFGVSPGLVRHFSLSVQREAYKYVNNQEQPTDMKSITDRAAQTLLWTELFRGLGMTMSYLFREPATINYPFEKGPLSPRFRGEHALRRYPSGEERCIACKLCEAICPAQAITIEAETRADGSRRTTRYDIDMTKCIYCGFCQEACPVDAIVEGPNFEFSTETHEELLYNKEKLLNNGDRWEAEIAANIQSDYLYR, from the exons ATGTCTTCTTCCTTGCGTGTGCTGTATTTCTCACCTAGGCCAG GCACATTTGGAGTCAGTCCTGGTTTGGTCCGTCACTTCAGCCTCAGTGTGCAGAGAGAGGCCTAca AGTATGTCAACAATCAAGAACAGCCCACAGATATGAAGTCCATCACAGACAGAGCTGCACAGACACTCCTGTGGACTGAGCTCTTCAGAG GTTTGGGAATGACTATGAGCTACCTGTTCCGTGAGCCTGCCACCATCAACTATCCGTTTGAGAAAGGTCCCCTGTCTCCACGTTTCCGTGGCGAGCACGCCTTGCGCCGTTACCCTAGCGGAGAGGAACGCTGCATTGCCTGCAAGTTGTGTGAGGCCATCTGCCCTGCAcag GCTATCACCATCGAGGCAGAGACGCGTGCTGATGGTAGCCGCAGGACCACCCGCTACGACATCGACATGACCAAGTGCATCTACTGCGGCTTCTGCCAGGAAGCCTGTCCTGTTGACGCCATTGTGGAG GGACCAAATTTTGAGTTCTCCACTGAGACCCACGAGGAGCTGCTGTACAACAAGGAGAAGCTTCTCAACAATGGAGACCGATGGGAGGCTGAGATTGCTGCCAACATCCAGTCAGACTACCTTTACAGATAG
- the tbc1d10c gene encoding uncharacterized protein tbc1d10c, with protein MQSPSTPTPNDPGVEEGSGPDTGSRVTEGMETDRFGFLLRNGITAGGEGPLPELVRQREAKWINLISQWDRVLQKKTSKVKEQCQKGIPASVRAKCWPLLCGATDKMNRNVDLYKSLDSKQALQSWVDVIERDLDRQFPFHEMFVSKDGHGQRGLFRVLKAFTQYQPEEGYCQAQGPVAAVLLMNMPAEEAFWCLVQISEQYLPGYYSPLLEGVLFDAAILTWVLKRACPAAHRHLQQHGVEPLMFATDWLMCLYTRHLPFNTLLRVWDLFFCYGVRVLFQVAVVLVRRVLGRAEQRKECQGQMETLEKLRSIREEIQQEDNAFISEMCSVPLSGRDLERQTERELEKWKNDRPSSTFDPRGRCYGYRMAWEKERQKEAERDRKERQKGNLSLPLLRSPSSLSLSPSLLRKKWTTGRKASETAREERGEGEEKLRRESWMDSSPAMMQGVLEEEEKAMWEPSVPLGHREPQGGPPPPRKPSEEEKRTDTGQLSQAPEDQREVKEPIHEHGATSDDLHQSQVPVLQSSRNDQGQVADLRSDTMDMQEERDERLREKEHVRGTYTVIDTTTEAEAGTDTKVRTEVGAGTGKEAGKGTEAGTGTEAWTEVGTGEGTGTEAGTGTEAWTEVGTGEGTGTEAGTGTEAGTDSGSEKVAKGGTELETGKEVHAGPRKETDIEAERLDAEPEAGREAGIQLEIEIEKVAGTDIEPEKEAGTDIEPEKEAGTQLDTEKKAETDIEPEREAVTQLDTEKEAGTDIETEKHTEEKGSRQTKSHMVHKEISINTETDTGPQTGLESDKMEEETRTEPQRGADAENSTHPEDREDEDPEFQTHTRADTGKGTDTPTDTLTEKATTHTVGENEHEEERQTDVEAVEGDSHGHTEMRTDAGEPLETETQEAGESATALTGGEPETGQLCDHEVPRTEAGQTDSADAVRQAEGETGVETDTPVESETPATPETKMEAPQKLETNTHSDSVVCKVTERESDMESEARAQSERKCEAEFIDHKETTDHTQIDTRTQIETGKGDIESQADIQPPTDTSRTIIPEDSIVCQDHASATEPDGKCSSVHPSPLEQTGSEEGNSQITSVPEEKQENQNKREPEGETEDDIFELPTQNASSDITVSVQIETVAENISPKPGNANPQNQGDISPIADTRTESGNPETTHTVDPPSSLSKRDPLLHDPPHPSPSGEFRLRKSSSSRGSRPPRRLSEDLFTAPQLSPPDQSNTTPTASKQSQPTNPPVPTHSNQAHTNFDPSISETHHPDREPTHPDPASSQPSASPPSGSNPAPPGQSCTSQDPASPPQGSASTPRRFGLFRRLRGEPARGKVPVPTILIQDFSDGPVEQRSVDEEGEEKLSSRERRRRRREQERREKEEEKLRKKREKEAEKGRRKPQTRGKSFQVQGNKSSSDVPGNPSQTLGHQKHSHAEAYF; from the exons ATGCAGAGTCCGTCCACTCCAACCCCAAATGACCCGGGTGTGGAGGAAGGTTCTGGACCTGACACAGGGTCACGGGTCACGGAGGGCATGGAGACAGACCGATTTGGTTTCCTTCTGAGGAACGGCATCACTGCCGG GGGCGAGGGACCACTCCCCGAGTTGGTTAGACAGAGGGAGGCCAAGTGGATCAACCTCATCAGCCAATGGGATCGTGTCTTGCAGAAGAAGACCAGCAAG GTCAAAGAGCAGTGTCAGAAGGGTATCCCAGCATCCGTCAGGGCTAAGTGCTGGCCACTGCTCTGTGGAGCCACAGACAAAATGAACAGGAACGTTGACCTCTACAAg TCTCTGGACTCCAAGCAGGCGCTGCAGAGCTGGGTGGACGTGATCGAGAGAGACCTGGACCGCCAGTTCCCCTTCCACGAGATGTTTGTCTCCAAGGACGGTCATgg ccaGCGTGGTCTGTTCCGGGTTCTGAAGGCCTTCACCCAGTACCAGCCTGAGGAGGGCTACTGTCAGGCCCAGGGGCCCGTCGCTGCTGTGCTGCTCATGAACATGCCTGCTGAG GAAGCCTTTTGGTGCCTGGTGCAGATCAGTGAACAGTACTTGCCTGGCTACTacagccccctgctg GAGGGGGTTCTGTTCGACGCCGCCATCCTCACCTGGGTTCTAAAGAGGGCGTGTCCCGCGGCCCACAGGCACCTGCAGCAACACGGGGTGGAGCCTCTCATGTTCGCCACCGATTGGTTGATGTGCCTGTACACACGTCACCTCCCCTTCAACACACTGCTACGAGTCTGGGACCTCTTCTTCTGTTATG gggtgCGGGTGCTGTTCCAGGTGGCGGTGGTGCTGGTGCGTCGCGTCCTGGGCCGGGCCGAGCAGAGGAAGGAGTGCCAGGGCCAGATGGAGACTCTGGAGAAGCTGAGGTCCATCAGGGAGGAGATCCAGCAGGAGGACAACGCCTTCATCTCAGAG ATGTGTTCTGTGCCGCTGTCAGGGAGAGACCTGGAGAGGCAGACGGAGCGAGAGCTGGAGAAATGGAAGAACGAccgaccctcctccaccttcgaCCCCCGGGGCCGCTGCTACGGCTACCGCATGgcgtgggagaaggagaggcagaaggaggccGAGcgtgacaggaaggagaggcagaagggcaatctctctctccctctcctccgctcgccttccagcctctccctctcgccctcgcTCCTCCGCAAGAAGTGGACTACAGGGAGGAAGGCCTCAGAGACGGCGAGGGAGGAGCGGggcgagggagaagagaagcTGAGGAGGGAGAGCTGGATGGATAGCAGCCCAGCGATGATGCAAGGCGTcctagaagaggaggagaaggccatGTGGGAGCCCAGTGTTCCGCTTGGGCACAGAGAACCCCAAGGGGGCCCACCGCCACCCAGGAAACcatcagaggaggagaagagaaccgATACGGGCCAACTCTCTCAAGCCCcggaggaccagagagaggtcAAAGAACCCATCCATGAACATGGTGCTACCTCGGATGATCTCCACCAATCACAGGTTCCAGTACTGCAGAGTAGCAGGAACGATCAGGGTCAGGTAGCAGACCTCAGGTCTGACACCATGGACatgcaggaagagagggatgaacggTTGAGGGAGAAGGAACACGTGAGAGGGACATACACAGTGATCGATACCACGACAGAAGCTGAGGCAGGGACTGACACAAAGGTGAGGACAGAGGTAGGGGCAGGGACAGGAAAAGAGGCAGGGAAAGGaacagaggcagggacaggaACAGAGGCATGGACAGAGGTAGGGACAGGGGAAGGGACAGGaacagaggcagggacaggaACAGAGGCATGGACAGAGGTAGGGACAGGGGAAGGGACAGGaacagaggcagggacaggaACAGAGGCAGGAACAGACTCAGGCTCAGAGAAAGTGGCAAAGGGAGGGACAGAGttagagacagggaaagaggtaCATGCAGGGCCCAGAAAGGAGACTGATATAGAGGCAGAAAGGTTAGATGCAGAgccagaggcagggagagaggcaggaatacaactagagatagagatagagaaagtgGCAGGGACAGATATAGAGCcagagaaagaggcagggacagatatagagccagagaaagaggcagggaCACAGCTAGACACAGAgaagaaggcagagacagatatagagccagagagagaggcagtgacacagctagacacagagaaagaggcagggacagatatTGAGACCGAGAAGCACACAGAGGAGAAGGGAAGTAGACAGACCAAATCACACATGGTTCACAAAGAAATAAGTatcaacacagagacagacacagggccACAAACAGGCCTGGAGTCAGACAAAATGGAGGAAGAAACTAGGACAGAGCCCCAGAGAGGCGCAGACGCAGAGAACTCCACCCAcccagaggacagggaggacgaaGACCCAGAATTCCAGACGCACACCCGGGCTGACACAGGAAAGGGTactgacacacccacagacacgctGACAGAAAAAGCCACGACACACACAGTTGGAGAGAACGAacacgaggaggagaggcagaccgacgtggaggcagtggagggggactcacacggacacacagagaTGAGGACAGATGCTGGTGAGCCactggagacagagacacaagaGGCAGGTGAAAGTGCAACTGCCCTGActggaggagaaccagagacAGGCCAACTCTGTGACCACGAGGTGCCTCGCACAgaggcaggacagacagactccGCCGATGCAGTGAGACAGGCGGAGGGGGAGACGGGCGTGGAGACGGACACGCCCGTCGAATCGGAGACGCCAGCGACGCCGGAAACAAAGATGGAGGCGCCGCAAAAGCTGGAGACGAACACACACTCGGATTCAGTCGTGTGCAAAGTTACAGAGAGGGAATCGGACATGGAGTCAGAAGCACGCGCACAGTCAGAGAGAAAATGTGAGGCAGAGTTCATTGACCACAAAGAGACAACAGATCatacacagatagacacacgTACTCAAATTGAAACAGGAAAGGGTGACATTGAGTCACAAGCAGACATTCAGCCACCCACAGATACCTCTAGAACTATTATACCAGAAGACAGCATTGTTTGCCAGGACCATGCCTCTGCTACAGAGCctgatgggaaatgtagttcagTACATCCATCCCCTCTGGAACAGACCGGATCTGAAGAAGGAAACAGTCAAATCACTAGCGTTccagaggagaaacaggagaacCAAAACAAGAGAGAACCCGAAGGAGAAACAGAAGATGACATATTTGAATTGCCCACCCAGAATGCTTCATCAGACATCACTGTATCAGTGCAGATTGAAACTGTGGCAGAGAACATCTCCCCCAAACCTGGCAACGCAAATCCTCAAAACCAGGGGGATATTTCCCCTATCGCAGACACAAGGACAGAATCTGGCAACCCAGAGACGACACACACCGTTGACCCGCCCAGCAGTCTGTCTAAAAGGGATCCGTTGCTTCATGACCCACCCCACCCAAGTCCTTCTGGAGAATTCCGCCTCCGCAAATCCTCCAGTTCCCGTGGGTCACGACCCCCCCGCAGGCTCTCTGAGGACCTCTTCACCGCCCCCCAGCTATCCCCTCCTGACCAATCAAACACAACCCCGACAGCCTCGAAACAATCACAACCCACCAATCCACCAGTCCCTACACATTCAAATCAAGCTCACACTAACTTTGACCCGAGTATCTCTGAGACCCATCACCCCGACCGTGAGCCAACTCACCCAGACCCTGCAAGCAGCCAGCCTTCAGCCTCACCTCCAAGTGGGTCTAACCCAGCCCCGCCTGGCCAGAGCTGTacctcccaggacccagccagCCCTCCCCAGGGCTCAGCCAGCACCCCCAGACGCTTCGGCCTGTTCCGCAGGCTCAGAGGGGAGCCGGCCCGGGGCAAGGTCCCCGTCCCTACCATCCTCATCCAGGACTTCAGCGACGGGCCAGTGGAGCAGAGGAGCGTggacgaggagggagaggagaagctgAGCTCCagggagaggcggaggagacgcagggagcaggagaggagggagaaagaggaggagaagctgcgaaagaagagggagaaggaggcggagaaggggaggaggaagccGCAGACGAGAGGGAAGAGTTTCCAGGTGCAGGGCAATAAGAGCAGCAGTGATGTGCCTGGAAACCCCTCACAGACACTTGGTCACCAAAAACATTCCCATGCTGAAGCCTacttctaa
- the rad9a gene encoding cell cycle checkpoint control protein RAD9A, producing the protein MDCVVTGGNVKVLAKAIHSLSRIGDELYLEPQEDGLALRSVNSSRSAYACFLFAPLFFSRYTIPCGHAFRCKMAIKCVQAVFRSLSSLEKTVEKCHMELDGEKSRLTFTLHCKHGLLKTHNLSFQDSESLQAVFDKGSAVNVLRAQPRLLVDTVLHFPPSLEEVSVTMSGDRVWFRNHVDEEAEQSKAMLTELCLSSDEFDHFAVGCQTCVTFCLKELRGLLMFAESASLPVSVHFDEPGKPVVLSLTDSVLEVNFVLATLSDDSQPSNHNNNNTKRAPSPPPPDDFMNDDIDSYLIAMETSEVAGPSAARCPSPDIPVKTPIPTPADNRGRLDSEEEEQEEDADQIERPPNKKFRSLFFGSVFPTSSQLTNQTIKSQEVLASDSEDDAQEASP; encoded by the exons ATGGACTGCGTTGTGACTGGGGGCAACGTGAAAG ttCTGGCCAAGGCCATCCATTCTCTGTCCAGGATAGGTGATGAACTTTACCTGGAGCCTCAGGAAGACGGC ctggccctacGGTCAGTAAACTCCTCGCGATCTGCGTACGCCTGCTTCCTCTTTGCCCCACTCTTctttagcag GTACACCATCCCATGTGGCCATGCTTTCCGCTGCAAGATGGCCATTAAG TGTGTCCAGGCCGTGTTCCGGTCCCTGTCCTCTCTGGAGAAGACGGTGGAGAAATGTCACATGGAGCTGGACGGAGAGAAGAGCCGCCTCACCTTCACCCTGCACTGCAAGCACG gcCTGCTGAAGACGCACAACCTGTCCTTTCAGGACAGCGAGAGTCTGCAGGCGGTGTTCGACAAAGGAAGCGCCGTCAACGTGCTCCGCGCCCAACCCCG GTTGCTGGTGGACACCGTACTgcacttccctccctctctggaaGAGGTGAGCGTGACGATGAGCGGCGACCGGGTGTGGTTCAGGAACCACGTGGATGAGGAGGCGG agcaGTCCAAGGCCATGCTGACCGAGCTGTGTTTGAGTTCGGACGAGTTTGACCACTTTGCTGTTGGATGTCAGACCTGTGTCACATTCTGCCTTAAAGAGctgagg GGCTTGCTGATGTTTGCAGAGTCGGCTAGTCTCCCTGTCTCAGTGCACTTTGATGAACCAGGaaa gCCCGTGGTATTGTCTTTAACAGACAGTGTCCTGGAAGTTAACTTTGTGCTCGCCACACTGTCGGACGACTCTCAACccagtaaccataacaacaacaacacaaaaag agcTCCCTCGCCGCCCCCTCCTGACGACTTCATGAACGACGACATAGACTCTTACCTCATCGCCATGGAGACCAGTGAGGTAGCGGGTCCTTCTGCCGCGCGTTGCCCCTCCCCCGACATCCCTGTCAAAACCCCTATACCTACACCAGCCGATAACAGAGGAAGACTGgacagtgaggaggaagagcaggaggaagatGCTGACCAGATAGAGAGACCACCCAATAAAAAG TTCCGTTCCCTATTTTTCGGATCCGTGTTCCCCACTTCCTCCCAGTTGACCAATCAGACGATCAAGAGCCAGGAAGTGCTAGCCAGTGACAGCGAGGACGATGCTCAAGAGGCATCGCCGTGA